A genomic window from Dechloromonas sp. A34 includes:
- the msrB gene encoding peptide-methionine (R)-S-oxide reductase MsrB, with the protein MTKIVKTDAEWRAELSPEQFRVARKKGTEPAFSGQYWDCHDDGTYRCICCGAPLFRSETKFDSGCGWPSFHTANDEKLVDEHVDQSFGMIRTEVTCHECGAHLGHVFPDGPAPTGLRYCINSASLKLDPDQT; encoded by the coding sequence ATGACGAAAATAGTCAAAACCGATGCCGAATGGCGCGCCGAACTCAGCCCCGAGCAGTTTCGTGTCGCCCGCAAGAAAGGGACCGAGCCGGCCTTCTCCGGCCAGTACTGGGATTGCCATGACGATGGCACCTATCGCTGCATCTGCTGCGGCGCCCCGCTCTTCCGTTCCGAGACCAAGTTCGATTCGGGCTGCGGCTGGCCGAGCTTTCACACCGCCAACGACGAGAAACTGGTCGATGAGCACGTCGACCAGAGCTTCGGCATGATCCGTACCGAGGTCACCTGCCACGAATGCGGTGCCCACCTCGGCCATGTTTTTCCGGATGGTCCGGCACCGACCGGGCTGCGCTACTGCATCAACTCGGCCTCGTTGAAGCTCGACCCGGACCAGACCTGA
- a CDS encoding UPF0149 family protein, translating to MNPTPLTDADLDRLEELLETEVFADEAMRLDEVQAMLCAIVSGPEPVQPSVWLPEALGKGMETDDPVVAETVELLMRLNNDIAAALLADETVAPVLYPEDESCETYDYAAWADSYIFGAGLAGDWYDLAGKHADDLSELLEPMFMLNGMLKEDVEKSGERWFAPAEEARLVGDIQENLPVIVQTLYNFWRNKRMGGTIRHEEPKSGRNDPCPCGSGRKFKQCCGRPDKLN from the coding sequence ATGAACCCCACCCCCCTCACCGACGCTGATCTCGACCGTCTGGAAGAACTGCTCGAAACCGAAGTTTTCGCTGACGAAGCCATGCGCCTCGATGAAGTCCAGGCCATGCTCTGCGCCATTGTCAGCGGTCCGGAGCCGGTGCAGCCCAGCGTCTGGTTGCCGGAAGCGCTGGGCAAGGGCATGGAAACTGACGATCCGGTGGTCGCCGAAACGGTGGAACTGCTGATGCGCCTGAACAACGATATCGCTGCCGCACTGCTCGCCGACGAAACGGTGGCCCCGGTGCTCTATCCGGAAGACGAAAGCTGCGAGACCTACGATTACGCCGCCTGGGCCGATTCCTACATCTTCGGTGCCGGGCTGGCCGGCGACTGGTACGACCTGGCCGGCAAGCATGCCGACGACCTTTCCGAATTGCTCGAACCGATGTTCATGCTCAACGGTATGCTCAAGGAAGACGTCGAAAAAAGCGGCGAGCGCTGGTTTGCGCCGGCCGAGGAAGCCCGTCTGGTGGGCGACATCCAGGAGAACCTGCCGGTCATCGTGCAAACGCTCTACAACTTTTGGCGCAACAAGCGCATGGGCGGCACCATCCGCCATGAAGAACCGAAGTCCGGTCGCAACGATCCTTGCCCCTGCGGCAGCGGCCGCAAATTCAAGCAGTGCTGCGGTCGTCCCGACAAGCTGAACTGA